The Ornithinimicrobium faecis region CGGTCTCTATGCCGAGGCCGGGTTGCAGGTGGTCTACATCGGACTCGGCCTGCTCGGCTGGTGGTGGTGGCTGCGCGGCGGCTCCGACCGCACCCGACTCGTCGTCCGAGACACCCCGTCGTGGGCCTGGCCAGCCGCCATCATCGCGATCGGCCTGGGCACGTGGGCGCTGCACTGGCTGCTGACCAACTTCACCGACTCCACGGTCGCGGGGTGGGACGCGGTCACCACGACGATGAGCCTGGTCGCCCAGTTGATGCTGAGCCGCAAGTGGATCGGCAACTGGGTGGTGTGGATCGTCGCGGACGTGATCTACATCGGGCTCTATGCCAGCAAGGGGCTGTGGCTGACCAGCGTGTTGTATGCCGTGTTCCTCACCATGTGCGTCGTCGGCCTGCGGCAGTGGCGAGCGGCGCGGGCCGCCCCGGACGCGACCCCGGTGCCCGAGGTGGAGGTGGTGCGGTCATGAAGAGCTTTGGTCACGGGCTGGTGCTCGGCAAGTTCTATCCGTTCCACGCTGGTCACCAGTTGCTGATCCGCACCGCGAGCGCGCAGTGTGAGCGGCTGACCGTGCAGGTCCTCGCGTCGTCGGCCGAGACGATCCCGCTCGATGTGCGGGTGTCGTGGATCCGAGAGGAGCACCCTGAGGTGAACGTCGTGGGTGGGATGGACGAGGCGGAGGTCGACTTCGACTCCCCCGCCGCGTGGGATGCCCACTTGGCCCTCATCGAGGCCCTCCTGGACGCGCCGGTGGACGCGGCCTTCACCTCCGACGCCTATGGTGCCGAGCTCGCGCGTCGGCTGGACGCTGAGTGGGTGCAGGTCAACCCGGGACGGGTCGCCTTGCCAGTCTCCGGAACTGCTGTCCGGGCAGACGTCGCCGGGCACTGGCGGGCGTTGCCCCCGCCGGTGCGAGCCTGGCTGACCCGTCGGATCGTGGTGCTCGGTGCGGAGTCGACCGGGACCACGACGCTGGCTCGCGACCTGGCCGCTCAGTTGGGGTGCCCGTGGGTGCCGGAGTTCGGACGAGAGTGGTCTGCAGCACGGCCGGGAAGGCTGTCCACGCCGTGGCACTCGAGCGAGTTCGACCTGATCGCACGGGAGCAGGCACGCCGCGAGGACCTGGCCGCTCGACAGACGCCGGTGCCGTGGTTTGTCTGTGACACCGATCCGTTGGCAACGACCCTATGGCACGAGCGGTATGTCGGTGGGCGGTCGTCGTCCGTCGAGGCGTTCGCCGCCTCGAGGCCGCCGGATCTCTATGTGCTGACCTCCGACGACGTGCCGTTCGTCCAGGACGGGATGCGCGACGGGGAGCACCTGCGTGGGTGGATGTCCCAACGGTTCCGGGAGGTGCTGGACACCCAGTCTGTGCCGTGGATCGAGGTGTCCGGCTCTCGGAGACCGGTTCCAGAGGTTCCGGTCGCGTGAAGGCACCAGCCTCCCATAACTAACAGCCCCCCGGTTCCATCGCCCCTGCTGCCCGGTTTCGTTCTACAGTTGGCAAACTGCGTCAGAATGCCGAGGCCACCGCACCCTCTCGAGACAGGACAACCAATGACCCATGGACGTCAGGTCCGACTGTATCTAGTCGATGGGACCGCTGGTGGGCTCATCACGGCCGAGATCATGAACTGGACAGGCCATCTGGTAAGCGCGTCACGCTCAGACTTGGGGCGCCTACTTAAGCGTGGAGAACCCTATCGAACTGGGATCTACATACTCATCGGTGAGACTGGCGAACCCGACGCCTACTTTGACAGTGCCATCTATGTCGGAGAGGGAGATGATATCTCCACACGGCTTAAGGCTCACGCTCGACCGGCCGGCGCCGGGGGGAAGGACTTCTGGGATCGCGTCATCATCGTGACATCGAAGGACGCGAATCTCACAAAGGCTCATGCTCGTTTCCTTGAGTCTCGATTGATCCATGCTGCACGCAGCGCAGGTCGCTCGACGGTCACCAACGGTAACTCCCCACCGCCGATCCAACTTCCAGAGGCCGACGTCTCCGACATGGAATACTTCCTAAGTCAAATACACACACTACTGCCCGTCCTAGCAATAAACCAGTTCAAGGTCCTCCCAAATGTCAAACCTCCAACACTTGACCATGAATTGTCACCCACTCCAACGGACGTGACCCACGTCAGCAGCGTCGATCCCAGTGAGATCAGCCCCACCTTCATACTCCGCATCTCGACTGCGGGCATCGAGGCTGACGCCCGAGAAATACAGGATGAATTCACTGTTTTGGCAGGCTCGACTGCGCGATCTGAATGGAAATCTAAGACCAAATCATCTAGCTACGCGTCCCTCCACGATAAACTCCTCAAAAACGGTACACTCGTGAAACAGGGAGACATAGCCTTCTTCACGAGCGACACACCCTTCAACGCGCCGTCCGCAGCAGCGTCTGTTGTAGCCGGAACCAATATGAACGGACGGACGGCGTGGCGGCACGAAACAACGAAGATCACGTTCGGCGAGTGGCAGATGCAAGGTTTGGAATCCCAGTAGTGGGCTGAGAAAGGCAGATTCTCTCGGCTATAGATCGTGCAACCCGTCGGCCTCGCCCCCAAGCACGTGAAGTGCTGGACGCGTCCGCAGCATTCCTAGCGCGCCGAGACACCATCACATGGCCCACTCCGCCATGAACGTCGAGCGGCCCCCGCGTCTC contains the following coding sequences:
- the pnuC gene encoding nicotinamide riboside transporter PnuC is translated as MHWTEIAGFITGGLCVWLVVRQNVWTFPIGIANNIFFIVLFSQVGLYAEAGLQVVYIGLGLLGWWWWLRGGSDRTRLVVRDTPSWAWPAAIIAIGLGTWALHWLLTNFTDSTVAGWDAVTTTMSLVAQLMLSRKWIGNWVVWIVADVIYIGLYASKGLWLTSVLYAVFLTMCVVGLRQWRAARAAPDATPVPEVEVVRS
- a CDS encoding GIY-YIG nuclease family protein encodes the protein MTHGRQVRLYLVDGTAGGLITAEIMNWTGHLVSASRSDLGRLLKRGEPYRTGIYILIGETGEPDAYFDSAIYVGEGDDISTRLKAHARPAGAGGKDFWDRVIIVTSKDANLTKAHARFLESRLIHAARSAGRSTVTNGNSPPPIQLPEADVSDMEYFLSQIHTLLPVLAINQFKVLPNVKPPTLDHELSPTPTDVTHVSSVDPSEISPTFILRISTAGIEADAREIQDEFTVLAGSTARSEWKSKTKSSSYASLHDKLLKNGTLVKQGDIAFFTSDTPFNAPSAAASVVAGTNMNGRTAWRHETTKITFGEWQMQGLESQ
- a CDS encoding AAA family ATPase, with protein sequence MKSFGHGLVLGKFYPFHAGHQLLIRTASAQCERLTVQVLASSAETIPLDVRVSWIREEHPEVNVVGGMDEAEVDFDSPAAWDAHLALIEALLDAPVDAAFTSDAYGAELARRLDAEWVQVNPGRVALPVSGTAVRADVAGHWRALPPPVRAWLTRRIVVLGAESTGTTTLARDLAAQLGCPWVPEFGREWSAARPGRLSTPWHSSEFDLIAREQARREDLAARQTPVPWFVCDTDPLATTLWHERYVGGRSSSVEAFAASRPPDLYVLTSDDVPFVQDGMRDGEHLRGWMSQRFREVLDTQSVPWIEVSGSRRPVPEVPVA